From Xenopus tropicalis strain Nigerian chromosome 3, UCB_Xtro_10.0, whole genome shotgun sequence, the proteins below share one genomic window:
- the LOC101733182 gene encoding histone H4, protein MSGRGKGGKGLGKGGAKRHRKVLRDNIQGITKPAIRRLARRGGVKRISGLIYEETRGVLKVFLENVIRDAVTYTEHAKRKTVTAMDVVYALKRQGRTLYGFGG, encoded by the coding sequence ATGTCTGGCAGAGGCAAGGGCGGTAAGGGCctggggaaaggaggcgccaagcgccacaggaaggtgctgcgggataacatccaggggatcaccaagcccgccatccgccgcctggcacgcagagggggagtcaagcgcatctccGGCCTCATttatgaggagactcggggggtgCTGAAAGTTTTCCTGGAGAACGTTATCCGGGACGCtgtcacctacaccgagcacgccaagaggaagactGTTACCGCTATGGATGTGGTGTAtgctctcaagcgccagggccgcactctctacggaTTCGGGGGTTAA
- the LOC101733091 gene encoding histone H1B, producing the protein MAEAAETAPAPPPAEPAAKKKKQSKKAAGATKSKKPSGPSVSELIVKAVSASKERSGVSLAALKKALAAGGYDVEKNNSRLKLALKGLVSKETLVQVKGSGASGSFKLNKKQLQSKEKAAPAAAKAKKPAAKKAAKSPKKPKKVSAAAKSPKKVAKKAAKAAKSPKKVAKKAAKAAKSPIKPKAAKAKKVAKSPAKKSVKPKAAKSPAKAKAAKPKVAKAKKAAPKKK; encoded by the coding sequence ATGGCTGAAGCAGCTGAGACGGCGCCTGCTCCTCCCCCGGCTGAACCCGCAGCCAAGAAGAAGAAACAGAGCAAGAAAGCAGCGGGGGCCACTAAATCCAAGAAGCCATCTGGGCCCAGTGTGTCCGAACTGATAGTCAAAGCCGTATCCGCTTCCAAGGAGCGCAGCGGGGTGTCCCTGGCAGCTCTGAAGAAGGCTCTGGCTGCAGGAGGTTACGATGTGGAGAAGAATAACAGCCGCCTCAAGCTGGCTCTCAAGGGCTTGGTCAGTAAGGAGACCCTTGTCCAAGTGAAAGGGAGCGGAGCCTCCGGGTCCTTCAAGCTCAACAAGAAGCAGCTGCAGAGTAAGGAGAAGGCGGCACCGGCAGCAGCCAAAGCCAAGAAACCGGCAGCAAAGAAGGCAGCCAAGTCCCCGAAGAAGCCCAAGAAGGTGTCCGCAGCCGCCAAGAGCCCAAAGAAGGTGGCGAAGAAAGCAGCAAAGGCCGCCAAGAGCCCAAAGAAGGTGGCGAAGAAAGCAGCAAAGGCAGCGAAGAGCCCCATAAAGCCTAAAGCTGCCAAAGCCAAGAAAGTGGCCAAGAGCCCCGCAAAAAAGAGCGTGAAGCCCAAAGCTGCCAAAAGCCCCGCAAAGGCCAAAGCAGCCAAACCCAAAGTGGCTAAAGCAAAGAAAGCCGCCCCTAAGAAGAAATAA